A genomic region of Pseudomonas sp. KU43P contains the following coding sequences:
- a CDS encoding LuxR C-terminal-related transcriptional regulator yields the protein MHLPALKANQLRPPAEPAKGVQRTRLLEHLANALEANTFVLLQAPLGYGKSTLLGQFARHLTGPWAWLRLTRAENQPLALLLHLHAALQLPAQQRDTPQADYLWSLILADLEARQTPVTLLLDDLHLLTATAAWQFLDTLLRYPPPALRLVAASEGPPHLPLAHLRRDGRLTVLGARDLALDSEETRQLAQARDVALGSDALYQLRAGSEGWPSGVLFWLEAYREALLSTGQAPGDLRPITRQAYAHARQFLEEERLQQLPAALRAFLEHTAVAQVFDADLASELADTADVPAALRQLQRLDLMLEVPQGSQAEYRYHPALRNGLYQRLEQRDPQQLRQLHRQAAHWLLAQRRYTEAIYQFGRARDLDAVLSIVDRHGFELLREGKVNTLVDVLDEVAGNKGNDSFTLAVTEASTVMVTNDIAQACQCLHQLYALQRRQAVPRHPERVQQTLMFLRSRLAYLGGNLEHALTLAARALQQFPQHNAARSVLYFDRANCLAALGQLEQAHAEGSRALRELQGFGLSGYTNLLQLLLAQIELAQGASDAAWERLQGMTEMPATGSSGRFYELFRHLGKGLALLQANRLTQARHALAQAEVLALGFPHSAALPWVFHHQACLHWALGETVQAKARWAEVRRLARQYCLFTLYRQAGAWLARLALHDNDPDYLPDWLDQWHWCRRQYGEQLLPEEWLAYAWVQRHLGQRDKARQIQQALLSRAEAQANRRLMLDALVLDAALLQDRGARDEALLSLEQALQLACAYGFGQLLQYEGDACLEALRQLLQPQVRERLGLQAPAPAREHLNALFRPLLASKENTESALIVPLSRRELEVLQRMARGQNNGQIAEAMFISLSTVKTHINNLFRKLDVADRDSALCSARELQLLN from the coding sequence ATGCATCTTCCCGCGCTCAAAGCGAACCAGTTGCGCCCGCCTGCCGAACCCGCCAAGGGCGTGCAGCGCACGCGGCTGCTCGAACACCTGGCCAACGCGCTGGAGGCGAACACCTTCGTGCTCCTGCAAGCACCGCTGGGCTATGGCAAGAGCACCCTGCTCGGCCAGTTCGCCCGCCACCTAACTGGCCCCTGGGCCTGGCTGCGCCTGACCCGCGCCGAAAACCAGCCACTGGCCCTGCTGCTGCACCTGCACGCGGCGCTGCAACTGCCCGCACAGCAACGCGACACGCCCCAGGCCGACTACCTGTGGAGCCTGATCCTCGCCGATCTGGAAGCCCGCCAGACCCCGGTCACCCTGCTGCTCGACGACCTGCACCTGCTCACCGCCACCGCCGCCTGGCAGTTCCTGGACACGCTGTTGCGCTACCCGCCACCCGCGCTGCGCCTGGTCGCCGCCAGCGAGGGCCCGCCGCACCTGCCCCTGGCCCACCTGCGCCGCGATGGCCGGCTGACCGTGCTGGGCGCCCGAGACCTGGCCCTGGACAGCGAAGAGACGCGCCAGTTGGCGCAGGCCCGCGACGTCGCCCTGGGCAGCGATGCGCTGTACCAGCTGCGCGCCGGCAGCGAAGGCTGGCCCAGTGGTGTGCTGTTCTGGCTCGAAGCCTACCGCGAGGCGCTGCTCAGCACCGGCCAGGCACCCGGCGACCTGCGCCCGATTACCCGCCAGGCCTATGCCCATGCCCGGCAGTTTCTCGAAGAAGAACGCCTGCAGCAGCTGCCAGCCGCATTGCGCGCGTTTCTCGAACACACGGCGGTGGCCCAGGTGTTCGATGCGGACCTCGCCAGTGAGCTGGCCGACACTGCCGATGTGCCTGCAGCACTGCGCCAGTTGCAACGCCTGGACCTGATGCTCGAAGTGCCCCAGGGCAGCCAGGCCGAATACCGCTACCACCCTGCCCTGCGCAACGGCCTCTACCAGCGCCTGGAACAACGCGACCCGCAGCAGCTGCGCCAGCTGCACCGCCAGGCCGCTCACTGGCTGTTGGCCCAGCGCCGCTACACCGAGGCGATCTACCAGTTCGGCCGCGCCCGTGATCTGGATGCGGTGCTGAGCATCGTCGACCGGCATGGTTTCGAGTTGCTGCGCGAGGGCAAGGTCAACACCCTGGTCGATGTGCTCGACGAGGTGGCCGGCAACAAAGGCAACGACAGCTTCACCCTGGCGGTGACCGAAGCCTCCACGGTGATGGTCACCAACGATATCGCCCAGGCCTGCCAGTGCCTGCACCAGCTCTACGCCCTGCAGCGCCGCCAGGCCGTGCCGCGCCACCCCGAACGGGTGCAGCAGACGCTGATGTTTTTGCGCAGCCGCCTGGCTTATCTGGGGGGCAACCTGGAGCACGCCCTCACCCTGGCAGCGCGGGCACTGCAGCAGTTTCCCCAGCACAATGCGGCGCGCTCGGTGTTGTATTTCGACCGCGCCAACTGCCTCGCCGCGCTTGGCCAGCTCGAGCAGGCCCACGCCGAAGGCAGCCGCGCCCTGCGCGAGCTGCAGGGCTTCGGCCTGAGCGGCTACACCAACCTGTTGCAACTGTTGCTGGCCCAGATCGAGTTGGCCCAAGGCGCCAGCGATGCGGCCTGGGAACGCCTGCAAGGCATGACCGAAATGCCAGCCACCGGCAGTTCAGGGCGCTTCTATGAACTGTTCCGCCACCTGGGCAAGGGCCTGGCGCTGCTGCAGGCCAACCGCCTGACCCAGGCTCGTCACGCCCTGGCCCAGGCCGAAGTGCTGGCGCTGGGTTTCCCCCACAGCGCCGCGCTGCCCTGGGTGTTCCACCACCAGGCGTGCCTGCACTGGGCGCTGGGCGAGACCGTCCAGGCCAAAGCGCGCTGGGCAGAGGTGCGCCGGCTGGCCCGGCAGTACTGCCTGTTCACCCTGTACCGCCAGGCCGGTGCTTGGCTGGCGCGCCTGGCGCTGCACGATAACGACCCGGACTACCTGCCCGACTGGCTCGACCAGTGGCACTGGTGCCGGCGCCAGTACGGCGAGCAATTGCTGCCCGAGGAATGGCTCGCCTATGCCTGGGTGCAACGCCACCTCGGCCAGCGCGACAAGGCGCGGCAGATCCAGCAGGCCCTGCTGAGCCGCGCCGAGGCGCAGGCCAACCGCCGCCTGATGCTCGACGCGCTGGTGCTCGACGCGGCCCTGCTGCAAGACCGTGGCGCGCGCGACGAAGCGCTGCTCAGCCTCGAACAGGCGCTGCAACTGGCCTGCGCCTACGGCTTCGGGCAGTTGCTGCAGTACGAGGGTGATGCCTGCCTGGAGGCCCTGCGCCAACTGCTGCAGCCCCAGGTGCGCGAACGCCTCGGCTTGCAAGCCCCGGCACCCGCTCGCGAGCACCTGAACGCGCTGTTCCGGCCGCTGCTGGCGAGCAAGGAAAACACCGAAAGCGCACTGATCGTGCCGCTCTCGCGCCGCGAGCTGGAAGTGTTGCAGCGCATGGCCCGCGGGCAGAACAACGGGCAGATCGCCGAGGCGATGTTCATCAGCCTGAGCACGGTCAAGACCCACATCAACAACCTGTTCCGCAAGCTGGACGTGGCCGACCGCGACAGCGCCCTGTGTTCGGCGCGCGAACTGCAACTGCTGAACTGA